In a single window of the Armatimonadota bacterium genome:
- a CDS encoding aspartate carbamoyltransferase catalytic subunit — MRHLLALRDLDPGTIVTLLDAAQRLRDGEAPPSPAGATVAMLFYEPSTRTEMSFILAARRLGAEVLPCAVEHSSVRKGESFLDTVRTFEALGADALVIRHPSSGAPHLVARHVGCAVINAGDGMHEHPTQGLVDLLTVRQVKGRIAGLKVAIVGDILHSRVARSAAWGFAKLGASVVLAGPATLLPAAPPVPGVAVTASLADALAGADVVMALRVQLERQAGGALPTLAEYARTFGLTEERLALARPDCVVMHPGPVNLGVELGAAVAEGPRSVIRRQVANGVCVRMAAIQWALGRGAGAELPAAATAAGEISRGRARPEAVEVH, encoded by the coding sequence ATGCGTCATCTGCTGGCCCTGCGCGACCTCGATCCCGGAACCATTGTCACCCTGCTGGATGCCGCGCAGCGCCTCCGGGACGGCGAGGCGCCCCCCTCGCCGGCGGGCGCCACGGTGGCCATGTTGTTCTACGAGCCCAGCACGCGGACCGAGATGTCGTTCATCCTGGCCGCGCGGCGGCTGGGGGCTGAGGTCCTCCCCTGCGCCGTGGAGCACAGCAGCGTCCGCAAAGGGGAATCCTTCCTCGATACGGTGCGGACCTTCGAGGCCCTGGGGGCCGACGCCCTGGTCATCCGTCATCCCAGCAGCGGCGCGCCGCATCTCGTGGCGCGCCATGTCGGGTGCGCCGTCATCAACGCCGGCGACGGGATGCACGAGCATCCGACCCAGGGGCTGGTGGATCTCCTCACCGTCCGCCAGGTGAAAGGGCGCATCGCCGGCCTGAAGGTGGCCATTGTCGGGGACATCCTTCACTCGCGGGTGGCGCGTTCGGCGGCGTGGGGCTTCGCCAAACTGGGGGCGTCGGTGGTCCTGGCCGGCCCGGCGACCCTGCTGCCGGCGGCTCCACCGGTTCCCGGCGTCGCGGTGACGGCGTCCCTGGCCGACGCCCTGGCCGGTGCGGACGTCGTGATGGCGCTGCGGGTGCAGCTGGAACGCCAGGCCGGGGGGGCCCTGCCCACGCTGGCCGAGTACGCCCGCACCTTCGGCCTGACGGAGGAGAGGCTGGCCCTCGCCCGGCCCGACTGCGTCGTGATGCATCCCGGTCCGGTCAACCTGGGCGTGGAACTCGGCGCCGCAGTAGCCGAGGGTCCGCGCTCGGTGATCCGTCGCCAGGTGGCAAACGGTGTCTGCGTGCGCATGGCCGCGATCCAGTGGGCGCTGGGCCGCGGGGCGGGCGCGGAGCTCCCGGCTGCGGCGACGGCGGCGGGGGAGATCAGCCGCGGCCGGGCGCGGCCCGAGGCCGTCGAGGTGCACTGA
- a CDS encoding S-layer homology domain-containing protein: MRKLAVAIAATLVLAVVSPAFSQPFADVPTDHWAFDAIAELAAKGIVEGYPDGTFKGDRAMTRYEIAMVVARILARIEAIKIPPPPPPPKIEVTRADITTLQRLINEFRAELAALGVRVTAVEEDLAALRDRLDNTKVAGFAFFRHQSNILNGQNYTFGLFNLTFTGRISSTASATVNMLLDTCDGGIFAFGAGTSSSVTPTGSGCSTTTGVALNNVDGGGYPIVGVTFDRAYIDVAAYGLNWRLGKQTYTLGPIGLLFREGSVAVYGGDSVGIDGLKVTGSFGPVSFEVAGFAYVYNPAAINVLQNIYTVRGSMALMPGWTFGLNYLSERTNGLATAPLTPNAVNSGWSVDVSGTIIPGVTLTAEYASWTPSGGSAVAAYQVNTVWNLGQLTGMTQFSPTLRIQYKNYGNGYLPIYRGGNDLFGIGSTTNYQAWNVQLSLTFSPQFRPYVNYESGSVISTGVGQTELELGFFSQITSGVTGRFRYQRRETPPGTVATHRYRLEVTTSW; encoded by the coding sequence ATGAGGAAGCTGGCAGTAGCCATCGCAGCAACGCTCGTGCTCGCGGTCGTCTCCCCCGCCTTCAGCCAGCCCTTCGCCGACGTGCCCACCGATCACTGGGCCTTCGACGCGATCGCGGAACTGGCTGCGAAGGGTATCGTCGAGGGCTACCCCGACGGAACCTTCAAGGGCGATCGGGCGATGACCCGTTACGAGATCGCCATGGTCGTGGCCAGAATCCTGGCCCGCATCGAGGCGATCAAGATTCCGCCGCCGCCGCCGCCGCCCAAGATCGAGGTCACCCGGGCGGACATCACCACGCTGCAGCGGCTGATCAACGAGTTCCGCGCAGAACTGGCCGCGCTCGGCGTGCGCGTCACGGCGGTGGAGGAGGACCTGGCGGCCCTGCGGGACCGGCTGGACAACACCAAGGTGGCCGGGTTCGCCTTCTTCCGGCACCAGTCCAACATCCTGAACGGGCAGAACTACACCTTCGGCCTGTTCAACCTGACCTTCACCGGGCGGATCAGCTCTACCGCCTCGGCGACGGTCAACATGCTGCTCGATACCTGCGATGGCGGTATCTTCGCCTTCGGCGCCGGCACCAGCAGCAGCGTCACGCCCACCGGGAGTGGCTGCTCGACGACGACCGGCGTGGCCCTCAACAACGTTGACGGCGGGGGCTATCCCATCGTCGGCGTGACCTTCGACCGCGCCTACATCGACGTGGCCGCCTACGGCCTCAACTGGCGCCTGGGCAAGCAGACCTACACGCTGGGCCCGATCGGCCTGCTGTTCCGCGAGGGCTCGGTGGCCGTTTACGGCGGCGACTCCGTCGGCATCGACGGCCTCAAGGTCACCGGCAGCTTCGGCCCGGTCAGTTTTGAGGTGGCGGGGTTCGCCTACGTCTACAACCCTGCGGCCATCAACGTCCTCCAGAACATCTACACCGTCCGCGGGTCGATGGCGCTCATGCCCGGCTGGACCTTCGGCCTGAACTACCTGTCCGAGCGGACCAACGGCCTCGCCACCGCTCCGTTGACCCCGAACGCGGTCAACAGCGGCTGGTCGGTGGACGTCAGCGGGACGATCATCCCTGGCGTCACGCTCACCGCGGAGTACGCGTCGTGGACGCCGTCGGGCGGCAGCGCCGTGGCCGCTTACCAGGTCAACACGGTCTGGAACCTCGGCCAGTTGACCGGGATGACGCAGTTCAGCCCCACGCTGCGCATCCAGTACAAGAACTACGGCAACGGCTACCTGCCCATCTACCGCGGCGGCAACGACCTGTTCGGCATCGGCAGCACGACCAACTACCAGGCCTGGAACGTGCAGCTGAGTCTGACCTTCAGCCCGCAGTTCCGACCGTATGTCAACTACGAGTCCGGCTCGGTCATCTCCACCGGCGTCGGCCAGACCGAACTCGAGCTCGGCTTCTTCAGCCAGATCACGTCGGGCGTCACGGGGCGCTTCCGCTACCAGCGGCGCGAGACCCCGCCCGGCACGGTGGCCACGCACCGGTATCGCCTGGAGGTCACCACCTCCTGGTAA
- a CDS encoding pre-16S rRNA-processing nuclease YqgF — translation MNEEAAILAIDPGREKCGLAVLTSRRVLERRVVGPEEVTAVIGEWIGRHRIRTVVVGNRTGAARIRDAVARTFPRLILRGVDEAGTTLEARRLYFADHPPTGWRRLLPLSLQVPPEPYDDYAAVALGRRFLARYGPG, via the coding sequence GTGAACGAGGAGGCTGCCATCCTGGCCATCGACCCGGGCAGGGAGAAATGCGGCCTCGCGGTGCTCACCTCCCGCCGGGTGCTCGAGCGGCGCGTCGTCGGCCCGGAGGAGGTGACCGCGGTCATCGGCGAATGGATCGGCCGTCACCGCATCCGCACGGTGGTCGTGGGTAACCGGACGGGCGCCGCCCGGATCCGGGACGCCGTGGCCCGGACCTTTCCCCGGCTGATCCTGCGCGGGGTCGATGAGGCGGGGACCACGCTCGAGGCGCGGCGCCTCTACTTTGCCGATCACCCCCCAACGGGCTGGCGCCGGCTGCTGCCGCTTTCCCTCCAGGTGCCTCCGGAACCCTATGACGACTATGCCGCCGTGGCGTTGGGGCGTCGGTTCCTGGCCCGGTACGGACCGGGGTGA
- a CDS encoding energy transducer TonB yields the protein MGSGRAAGSEVADDRTGETVPPPFLQVTTVQEVVERRPPPRFTPPVLLTPMTSYPGEGYAVVLDRTAISPEIRTLAAEGTVVVRLLVLADGSVGRSEVVSSSGHPVLDQAALSASLGWRFRPATRDGRPIDAWAIVPVRFVVP from the coding sequence ATGGGCTCCGGACGCGCCGCCGGCTCGGAAGTGGCCGACGATCGCACCGGCGAGACAGTGCCGCCTCCGTTTCTGCAGGTCACCACCGTCCAGGAAGTGGTGGAACGGCGTCCGCCACCTCGGTTCACTCCTCCCGTCCTGCTGACCCCGATGACCTCCTATCCCGGGGAGGGATACGCCGTGGTGCTGGACCGGACTGCGATTTCACCGGAGATCCGCACCCTGGCGGCGGAGGGAACGGTGGTTGTCAGGCTTCTGGTGCTGGCCGACGGCAGTGTCGGCCGCAGCGAGGTCGTCTCTTCGTCGGGGCATCCCGTCCTCGATCAGGCGGCGCTCTCCGCGTCGCTGGGCTGGCGCTTCCGGCCTGCCACCCGCGACGGCCGGCCGATCGACGCCTGGGCGATCGTTCCCGTTCGCTTCGTTGTGCCATGA
- a CDS encoding TonB-dependent receptor gives MRFWTVLVLLSCLVAPAVAQPLPPPPPPGPSPQEPSEPPVFELPEVVVPGRRPQPGGATPASVTVITRAELERIGARTVADALRLVPEAVVRAYGGYGSLAEASLRGFGPGQVLVLVDGVPVNSIALGQADLSTVSAAGVERIEILRGAFGAIAGSGAVGGVINIVMSAGEAPSVQMRAGGYGERQFVVRTGGRGAGLTIESAASAGARPNSDVTALTVAARAAVGGARINLHHSQSDLGTPGDVAFPTPQDRQAFSRTLVQAQWGGAASPARGRAYALTEFLRFTSPFGSSTYNSTVVGAEVQRQWEIGPGRVVVGGLEGQRQALEAAVFGSPIAQQATLGAGYLQYDAVLSRRALASTALRLDAHSAYGLTLNPRAGIVVAIDETTRIRAGVGRTFRGPTFLHLYFPGCSNPALRPETAWTAEVSVERSSAVRVTTVTAFQSEAADLIAGGCPPVNIGAARISGLSAEVRGRLGDAWTARMHLTALQGVDRTTGEPLIRVPSLTAGAVLTRRLGDTSALTLMAQYVGPRPDLDFSVFPAVRIELPGYLDLGLRYRTETSAGWTVTFGVDNLPDASYEVVKGYPVPGRTVFVAASRRF, from the coding sequence TTGCGTTTCTGGACGGTTCTCGTTCTGTTGAGTTGCCTGGTCGCTCCCGCCGTTGCTCAACCCCTCCCGCCGCCCCCGCCCCCGGGACCCTCGCCGCAGGAGCCCTCCGAGCCGCCGGTCTTCGAGTTGCCCGAGGTGGTCGTTCCCGGTCGTCGGCCGCAGCCCGGCGGCGCGACGCCGGCCTCGGTCACGGTCATCACCCGCGCCGAACTGGAACGGATCGGCGCGCGTACCGTCGCCGACGCCCTGCGGCTCGTGCCGGAGGCGGTAGTCCGCGCTTACGGCGGGTACGGGAGCCTGGCCGAAGCCAGCCTCCGCGGATTTGGACCGGGGCAGGTGCTCGTGCTGGTGGACGGCGTGCCGGTCAACAGCATCGCGCTGGGGCAGGCCGACCTGAGCACGGTCTCCGCCGCGGGGGTGGAGCGCATCGAGATTCTGCGCGGGGCCTTCGGAGCCATCGCGGGCAGCGGCGCCGTCGGCGGGGTGATCAACATTGTGATGTCCGCAGGAGAGGCGCCGTCGGTCCAGATGAGGGCCGGAGGGTATGGCGAGCGGCAGTTCGTGGTCAGGACCGGAGGCCGCGGCGCCGGCCTGACGATCGAGTCGGCCGCCTCCGCCGGCGCGCGGCCCAACAGCGACGTCACGGCCCTGACCGTGGCCGCCAGGGCCGCTGTGGGCGGGGCCCGCATCAACCTCCACCACAGCCAGTCGGACCTGGGTACCCCGGGAGACGTGGCGTTTCCTACCCCGCAGGACCGTCAGGCCTTCTCGCGGACGCTGGTGCAGGCCCAGTGGGGGGGCGCGGCCTCTCCGGCGCGCGGCCGGGCCTACGCCCTGACGGAGTTCTTGCGCTTCACCTCGCCTTTCGGCTCGAGCACCTACAACTCGACCGTCGTCGGCGCCGAGGTGCAGCGGCAGTGGGAGATCGGACCCGGCCGCGTGGTGGTCGGCGGCCTGGAGGGTCAGCGGCAGGCGCTGGAGGCGGCCGTCTTCGGCTCGCCCATCGCGCAGCAGGCCACGCTGGGCGCGGGATATCTGCAGTACGATGCCGTTCTCTCCCGGCGCGCGCTGGCCTCGACGGCGCTGCGGCTGGACGCCCACTCTGCCTACGGCCTGACCCTGAACCCCAGGGCGGGGATCGTGGTGGCGATCGATGAGACCACACGGATTCGGGCCGGCGTCGGCCGCACCTTCCGCGGGCCCACGTTCCTCCACCTGTACTTCCCGGGTTGCAGCAATCCGGCGCTGCGGCCCGAGACCGCATGGACGGCGGAGGTCTCGGTGGAGCGGTCGAGTGCCGTCCGCGTGACCACCGTGACCGCCTTCCAGTCCGAGGCCGCCGACTTGATCGCCGGCGGTTGTCCGCCGGTGAACATCGGGGCGGCCCGGATCAGCGGGCTCTCGGCGGAGGTGCGCGGACGGTTGGGGGATGCCTGGACGGCGAGAATGCACCTCACCGCGCTCCAGGGCGTGGACCGTACCACGGGAGAGCCCCTCATTCGTGTGCCGTCCCTGACCGCGGGGGCGGTCCTGACACGGCGCCTCGGCGACACCTCGGCCCTCACGCTGATGGCGCAGTACGTCGGTCCGCGACCCGATCTGGACTTTTCGGTGTTTCCCGCGGTACGCATCGAACTCCCCGGCTACCTCGACCTCGGGTTGCGCTACCGCACGGAGACGTCGGCGGGATGGACCGTGACCTTCGGCGTCGACAACCTGCCGGACGCCTCTTATGAGGTTGTAAAAGGGTATCCCGTGCCCGGCCGCACAGTGTTTGTCGCGGCGTCCAGGAGGTTCTGA
- a CDS encoding DUF3084 domain-containing protein: MELGALLIPVLILLSGAIALVGNAVGRNIGRRRLSVFGLRPRYTAQIVTVLTGMLITVTTLLVVLTFSQEARVALFRLNEVLQETRRLEGEIQRQEERLKQLALGDIAYLTNQEVVREVIDGSLPTSSVRQRLEALVERAGELARRNGIGVDASGRTLLLTPPNVTWETIASLVDQRDAGTVVRLVASQNTLRGEPLPVFVQLFDNRRVYRSGAVLIQAVVDGRKSAEGVGQDLLRLADESAHRARGQVLAPPGTIVTSPPNAVIDVDDHRDAVARIVALRRPVTVRVVAAQDIYTTGPLAVAFVVVR; encoded by the coding sequence GTGGAACTCGGCGCGCTGTTGATCCCCGTGCTCATCCTGCTGAGCGGCGCGATCGCGCTGGTCGGCAACGCCGTCGGCCGCAACATCGGCCGGCGCCGCCTCTCCGTCTTCGGACTGCGGCCCCGCTACACGGCGCAGATCGTCACCGTCCTCACCGGGATGCTCATCACGGTGACGACCCTGCTGGTGGTGTTGACTTTTTCCCAGGAGGCGCGTGTCGCGCTGTTCCGGCTGAACGAGGTCCTCCAGGAGACCCGGCGCCTGGAGGGAGAGATCCAAAGGCAGGAAGAGCGCCTCAAGCAGCTGGCCCTGGGCGATATCGCCTACCTGACGAACCAGGAGGTCGTGCGAGAGGTCATCGACGGGTCGCTGCCCACCAGCAGCGTCCGGCAGCGGCTGGAGGCCCTCGTCGAGCGCGCCGGCGAGCTGGCCCGCCGGAACGGCATTGGTGTCGATGCCTCGGGCCGGACCCTGCTCCTGACCCCACCCAACGTCACATGGGAGACGATCGCCTCGCTGGTGGACCAGCGCGACGCCGGCACCGTGGTCCGGCTCGTCGCCAGCCAGAACACGCTGCGGGGCGAACCGCTGCCGGTCTTCGTCCAGCTCTTCGATAACCGCCGGGTGTATCGCTCCGGTGCGGTGCTGATCCAGGCCGTGGTGGACGGCCGCAAGAGCGCCGAAGGGGTGGGCCAGGACCTCCTTCGCCTGGCGGACGAATCGGCCCATCGGGCGCGGGGCCAGGTGCTGGCTCCGCCGGGGACGATCGTGACGTCGCCTCCCAACGCCGTGATCGATGTGGACGACCACCGGGACGCCGTGGCGCGCATCGTGGCCTTGCGTCGGCCGGTCACGGTGCGCGTGGTGGCGGCCCAGGACATCTACACCACCGGCCCCCTGGCCGTGGCCTTCGTCGTCGTGCGCTGA
- a CDS encoding polyprenol monophosphomannose synthase → MTLSVIVPTYNERESLPELIRRLQGVARGLPLELVVVDDASPDGTGAMAEQYARSGVLPMVVVHRESKAGLASAVLDGARAARGDVVSVMDADLSHPPEMLVDLAAQIRGGADIVVASRYIPGGGIEAWPLLRRVVSRVATALARAVLGLPVRDPLSGFFAARRALLVEGRYLARGYKLLVEVLATHPEARVVEVPYRFADRLRGSSKLSAGEILDYLRLLLALRTRRSRWNSARC, encoded by the coding sequence ATGACCCTCTCCGTCATCGTGCCGACCTATAATGAGCGGGAGTCCCTGCCGGAACTGATCCGCCGGTTGCAGGGGGTGGCGCGCGGCCTCCCGCTGGAACTCGTGGTGGTCGACGACGCCTCCCCCGACGGGACCGGAGCCATGGCCGAGCAGTACGCCCGCTCCGGGGTGCTGCCGATGGTCGTCGTGCACCGCGAGAGCAAGGCGGGGCTGGCCTCTGCGGTCCTGGACGGCGCCCGGGCCGCCCGGGGCGACGTGGTGAGCGTGATGGATGCGGATCTCTCCCATCCGCCCGAGATGCTGGTGGACCTGGCGGCGCAGATTCGCGGCGGGGCCGATATCGTCGTGGCCTCGCGCTACATCCCCGGCGGTGGGATCGAGGCCTGGCCCCTGCTCCGGCGGGTGGTGAGCCGGGTTGCCACCGCCCTGGCCCGGGCCGTGCTGGGCCTGCCGGTGCGGGATCCGCTGTCGGGATTCTTCGCTGCGCGGCGGGCGCTGCTCGTCGAGGGGCGGTACCTGGCGCGGGGCTACAAACTGCTGGTCGAAGTGCTGGCGACCCATCCGGAGGCGCGTGTGGTGGAGGTCCCGTACCGGTTCGCGGACCGCCTTCGGGGCTCGAGTAAACTCTCGGCCGGCGAGATCCTGGACTACCTGCGCCTCCTCCTGGCGTTGAGGACGAGGAGATCCCGGTGGAACTCGGCGCGCTGTTGA
- a CDS encoding glycosyltransferase family 39 protein, translated as MSRALLGVLVAAALLFLVGLGRGTLFDQDEAKYTQVAREMLRTGDPITLHVNGTPWFVHPPFYFWLVAATGRVFGFSEFTARLWSAVFGLVGAYATFLIGARLFGPRAALLAVVVLVSMFQYFAQSRLAVFDGVLVAFMLLTFYAFLRARDGESHSLVSAGLWAGLGTLTKGPIALLLPALVAAAFLILRRERLPIPRRTLVVAAAVYALLALPWYVIETVRHGLPFLRTAIGYYTVNRFLGVVEGQSGPWWYYAPVLVLGTFPWTACAVAAVLYHLRRRIEGSLLILVWIGVTLTFYTAAGTKLPNYVLPVYPALALGIGALWDAAMAGAQPARRLVGWSLGGTVLALGLFAAELVLFSRMKYPGYLAVLQQHLVTVGAVLSGWVLLGVVAYAAGRPRLSFVVLAGSTWVLAAFLVWQTLPLVEARRPIKPVAAAVRAGLTPGVPLVGFRISDHQTLLFYTDHPVHWLDEVSDVVRLACRSSRVIVVGRPADLREVRPMLVRTGAVLTVIATDELQALEFRRSRACRSLPVPR; from the coding sequence ATGAGTCGCGCCCTGCTCGGCGTGCTGGTCGCGGCGGCCCTCCTGTTCCTGGTCGGATTGGGGCGCGGGACGCTCTTCGACCAGGACGAGGCCAAGTACACCCAGGTCGCCCGGGAGATGCTCCGGACCGGCGACCCCATCACCCTGCACGTGAACGGCACCCCCTGGTTTGTGCACCCTCCCTTCTACTTCTGGCTGGTGGCCGCCACCGGCCGCGTCTTCGGGTTTTCCGAGTTCACCGCCCGCCTGTGGTCGGCGGTCTTCGGTTTGGTGGGCGCCTATGCCACCTTCCTGATCGGCGCCCGGCTCTTCGGTCCACGGGCCGCCCTGCTCGCCGTCGTCGTCCTCGTCTCGATGTTCCAGTACTTTGCCCAGTCCCGCCTGGCGGTGTTCGACGGCGTGCTCGTGGCCTTCATGCTCCTCACCTTTTACGCCTTCCTGCGGGCGCGGGACGGCGAGAGCCATTCCCTCGTCTCCGCCGGGCTGTGGGCCGGACTCGGCACGCTGACCAAAGGGCCGATCGCGCTCCTCCTGCCCGCCCTCGTTGCCGCGGCGTTCCTGATCCTGCGGCGGGAGCGGTTGCCGATCCCGCGGCGGACACTCGTCGTCGCCGCCGCGGTGTACGCCCTGCTGGCCCTGCCCTGGTACGTCATCGAAACGGTGCGCCACGGTCTCCCCTTCCTCCGGACTGCCATCGGCTACTACACGGTGAATCGCTTCCTGGGCGTGGTCGAAGGGCAGTCCGGACCGTGGTGGTACTATGCGCCGGTGCTGGTGCTGGGGACGTTTCCGTGGACCGCCTGTGCCGTCGCCGCCGTCCTCTATCACCTCAGGCGGCGGATCGAGGGCAGCCTGCTGATCCTGGTGTGGATCGGCGTCACCCTGACCTTCTATACGGCGGCCGGGACGAAGTTGCCGAACTACGTGTTGCCGGTGTACCCGGCGCTGGCCCTGGGGATCGGGGCCCTCTGGGATGCGGCGATGGCGGGAGCGCAGCCGGCCCGACGGCTGGTGGGGTGGAGCCTGGGCGGGACGGTTCTGGCCCTGGGATTGTTCGCGGCCGAACTCGTCCTCTTCTCCCGGATGAAGTATCCCGGCTATCTGGCGGTCCTCCAGCAACACCTGGTGACGGTTGGGGCGGTCCTCTCCGGCTGGGTGCTGCTGGGCGTTGTGGCCTACGCCGCCGGCCGACCCCGCCTCAGCTTCGTTGTCCTGGCCGGCTCGACGTGGGTGCTGGCGGCGTTCCTCGTCTGGCAGACGCTGCCGCTGGTCGAGGCGCGCCGGCCGATCAAACCCGTGGCCGCCGCCGTGCGGGCCGGCCTGACCCCGGGCGTCCCGCTGGTCGGCTTCAGGATCAGCGACCACCAGACGTTGCTCTTCTACACCGACCACCCGGTGCACTGGCTGGACGAGGTCTCCGACGTGGTGCGCCTGGCCTGCCGGAGCAGCCGCGTGATCGTTGTCGGTCGGCCGGCCGACCTGCGGGAGGTGCGGCCGATGCTGGTTCGCACGGGCGCGGTCCTGACGGTGATCGCCACCGACGAACTCCAGGCGCTCGAGTTTCGCCGCAGCCGGGCCTGCCGGAGCCTCCCCGTCCCGCGATGA
- a CDS encoding LptF/LptG family permease, with amino-acid sequence MAIPLLDRYLWRQLRDLFLFGVGVFTVLLLVNHLFTLARMVLQQGAPFTAALELLLYRIPYFLAFSFPMAMLLASLMTIARLSDGQEITAMRTGGISLGRIALSVVAAGVLVSGTTLFFNEVLVPGAEDRYRRAFLRAVEAPVAPVQEQVLFRDQQEGIESVYFARRFWPDRGLMEGVVVNQFEGGRLRRVIEAPQARYLGQEWVFLRGTMYLFTGSATVATSFQRLTLALRRTPREIALPRRDPSEMSIRELRAYIQLLRRSGESAARYIVEVQTKFAVPASAALFALLAVPLGLRPHRSGPSVGLGLTILVLVGYYILMSITVTLGQSGRLHPVVAAWLPDVVLGAGAVALLRRADR; translated from the coding sequence GTGGCCATCCCCCTCCTGGACCGGTACCTCTGGCGTCAGCTGCGGGACCTCTTCCTCTTCGGGGTGGGCGTGTTTACCGTGCTGCTGCTGGTCAACCACCTGTTCACCCTGGCCCGGATGGTCCTCCAGCAGGGCGCGCCGTTTACGGCGGCCCTGGAGCTCCTCCTCTACCGGATACCGTACTTCCTGGCCTTCAGTTTCCCCATGGCCATGCTGCTGGCCAGCCTGATGACCATCGCCCGCCTCAGCGACGGCCAGGAGATCACGGCGATGCGCACCGGCGGGATCAGCCTGGGCCGCATCGCGCTCTCCGTGGTCGCCGCCGGTGTCCTGGTCAGCGGCACCACGCTGTTCTTCAACGAGGTGCTGGTGCCCGGGGCGGAAGACCGCTACCGTCGGGCCTTCCTGCGGGCCGTGGAGGCGCCGGTCGCTCCCGTGCAGGAGCAGGTGCTGTTCCGCGACCAGCAGGAGGGCATCGAATCGGTCTACTTCGCGCGACGGTTCTGGCCCGACCGAGGGCTAATGGAAGGGGTCGTGGTCAACCAGTTCGAGGGCGGCCGTCTGCGGCGGGTGATCGAAGCCCCGCAGGCGCGCTACCTCGGTCAGGAATGGGTTTTCCTGCGGGGCACGATGTACCTGTTCACCGGCTCCGCCACGGTGGCCACCTCCTTCCAGCGGCTCACCCTGGCCCTGCGGCGAACGCCGCGGGAGATCGCCCTCCCCCGGCGGGATCCCTCCGAGATGAGCATCCGCGAACTGCGCGCCTACATCCAGCTGCTGCGCCGCAGCGGAGAGAGCGCCGCCCGCTACATCGTGGAGGTGCAGACGAAGTTCGCCGTGCCGGCTTCCGCCGCGCTGTTTGCCCTGCTCGCCGTCCCGCTCGGCCTGCGTCCCCACCGCTCCGGGCCGTCGGTGGGGCTGGGGCTGACGATCCTCGTTCTCGTCGGGTACTACATTCTGATGTCCATCACGGTGACCCTGGGACAGAGCGGACGACTCCATCCGGTTGTCGCCGCCTGGCTCCCCGATGTGGTGCTCGGGGCGGGCGCCGTGGCCCTGCTGCGACGGGCCGATCGATGA
- the lptB gene encoding LPS export ABC transporter ATP-binding protein produces MVEMLVAEGLVKRYGDRTVVNGVSLRVGRGEIVGLLGPNGAGKTTTFYLIVGLVRPDGGVVSLDGVPLTPYPVHDRARRGIGYLAQDPSVFRGLTVEENILMVLEAKGVPAAERRSTLGRLLEEFGLTHLRRQKGRVLSGGERRRVEIARVLAMNPSYVLLDEPFTGVDPRAVSELQDVVRYLRTRGIGVVITDHNVRDTLAITDRSTVINEGRVILEGTRDQVLADPEVRRVFLGERFAM; encoded by the coding sequence ATGGTCGAGATGCTGGTCGCGGAGGGACTGGTCAAGCGGTACGGCGACCGGACGGTGGTGAACGGGGTGTCCCTCCGGGTGGGGAGGGGGGAGATCGTCGGCCTGCTGGGGCCCAACGGCGCGGGCAAGACGACGACCTTCTACCTCATCGTCGGGCTGGTTCGTCCGGACGGCGGCGTGGTGTCGCTGGACGGGGTGCCTCTGACCCCTTATCCCGTCCACGATCGCGCCCGCCGCGGGATCGGGTATCTGGCCCAGGACCCATCGGTCTTCCGGGGACTGACCGTGGAAGAGAACATCCTGATGGTCCTCGAAGCCAAGGGCGTCCCCGCAGCGGAGCGACGGTCTACCCTCGGCCGGCTGCTTGAGGAGTTCGGCCTGACCCACCTGCGGCGCCAGAAGGGCCGCGTCCTGTCGGGCGGAGAACGCCGGAGGGTGGAGATCGCGCGCGTGCTGGCCATGAATCCGTCCTACGTGCTGCTGGACGAACCCTTCACGGGCGTGGACCCCCGGGCCGTCTCGGAGCTCCAGGACGTCGTCCGCTACCTGCGCACCCGGGGGATCGGGGTCGTGATCACGGACCACAACGTGCGCGACACCCTGGCCATCACCGACCGCTCCACCGTGATCAACGAGGGCCGGGTCATCCTGGAAGGGACCCGCGACCAGGTGCTGGCCGATCCCGAGGTGCGCCGGGTGTTCTTGGGCGAGCGCTTCGCGATGTGA